One genomic window of Indioceanicola profundi includes the following:
- the ihfB gene encoding integration host factor subunit beta, whose product MTKSELILRLAERNPHLYQRDVEKIVTTIFEEITEALARGDRVELRGFGAFSVKRRDARVGRNPRTGASVDVEEKAVPFFKTGKQLRERLNAE is encoded by the coding sequence ATGACCAAGTCTGAACTGATCCTCAGGCTCGCGGAACGCAATCCGCATCTGTACCAGCGTGACGTGGAAAAGATCGTCACCACCATCTTCGAAGAGATCACCGAGGCTCTCGCCCGGGGCGACCGGGTGGAACTGCGCGGCTTCGGCGCATTCTCCGTCAAGCGGCGCGATGCCCGCGTCGGCCGCAATCCCCGCACCGGCGCTTCCGTGGATGTGGAGGAGAAGGCCGTGCCCTTCTTCAAAACCGGCAAGCAACTGCGGGAGCGGCTGAACGCCGAATAG
- a CDS encoding lipopolysaccharide assembly protein LapA domain-containing protein has translation MKFARHLSWLFTLPLALLAVSFAISNRGHVALELWPLPFTMEVPLFALVLAVFVLGFLLGGLVAWMGQHSHRRAERQHQSRADRLARELEQAKTRATAAEARLAELTAPPSAATPPAIAAGAPVAATPNSLVTAG, from the coding sequence GTGAAGTTCGCGCGCCACCTGTCCTGGCTGTTCACCCTGCCGCTGGCCCTGCTGGCCGTCTCATTCGCGATCAGCAACCGTGGCCATGTGGCGCTGGAACTCTGGCCGCTGCCCTTCACGATGGAAGTGCCGCTGTTCGCGCTGGTGCTGGCGGTCTTCGTGCTGGGCTTTCTGCTGGGCGGACTGGTGGCCTGGATGGGCCAGCACAGCCACCGCCGGGCGGAGCGGCAGCATCAGAGCCGGGCCGACAGGCTGGCCCGCGAGCTGGAGCAGGCGAAGACCCGCGCCACCGCGGCGGAGGCCCGACTGGCCGAGCTGACGGCCCCGCCGTCGGCAGCGACCCCGCCCGCCATCGCGGCCGGGGCGCCGGTTGCCGCAACACCTAATTCCCTGGTCACGGCGGGCTGA
- a CDS encoding complex I NDUFA9 subunit family protein gives MVYRYRIATVFGGSGFIGRHLIRRLAKTGCIIRVPSRHPGTCTHLRTSGAVGQIVPMAVNIHDENSIAACVQGVDLVINLVGILAPGGKGNSFEAVQAEAAGRIARVSKAAGVARLVHMSALGADAGSASAYARSKAEGERLVLEAFPEATIFRPSIVFGPEDGFFNRFGRMCQLSPVLPVIGGGTTRMQPVYVGDVAEAIMVSLSTEASKGRIFELGGPRTYSFKELLDITRHETSRPRKPLLNVSWGMASTLGGILEKLPGKPLTRDQVEMLKTDNVVSGRHPGLAELGVQPTTAEVILPTYLDAYRVGGRFSEPSANNPGKAAAQRRS, from the coding sequence TCCGCGTGCCGTCGCGTCATCCCGGCACCTGCACCCATCTGCGCACCTCCGGCGCGGTGGGGCAGATCGTGCCGATGGCGGTGAACATCCACGACGAGAATAGCATCGCCGCCTGCGTGCAGGGCGTGGATCTGGTCATCAACCTTGTCGGCATTCTGGCCCCCGGCGGCAAGGGCAACAGCTTCGAGGCCGTACAGGCGGAGGCGGCGGGACGTATCGCCCGCGTATCCAAGGCCGCCGGCGTGGCCCGTCTGGTTCATATGTCCGCCCTGGGCGCCGACGCCGGTTCCGCCTCCGCCTATGCCCGCAGCAAGGCGGAGGGGGAGCGTCTGGTGCTGGAGGCCTTCCCCGAGGCGACGATCTTCCGCCCCTCCATCGTCTTTGGGCCGGAGGACGGGTTCTTCAACCGGTTCGGCCGGATGTGCCAGCTCAGCCCCGTCCTGCCCGTGATCGGCGGCGGGACCACCCGGATGCAGCCGGTCTATGTGGGCGATGTGGCGGAGGCGATCATGGTCTCCCTGTCCACTGAGGCGAGCAAGGGCCGGATATTCGAGCTGGGCGGCCCGCGCACCTACAGCTTCAAGGAGCTGCTGGACATCACCCGCCATGAGACGAGCCGGCCGCGGAAGCCCCTGCTGAACGTGTCCTGGGGTATGGCCAGCACGCTGGGCGGTATCCTGGAGAAGCTGCCGGGCAAGCCCCTGACCCGCGATCAGGTGGAGATGCTGAAGACCGATAATGTGGTCTCCGGCCGTCATCCGGGGCTGGCGGAACTGGGCGTGCAGCCCACGACGGCGGAGGTGATCTTGCCGACCTATCTCGACGCCTACCGCGTCGGCGGCCGGTTCAGCGAGCCATCGGCCAACAATCCCGGCAAGGCTGCGGCCCAGCGCCGCTCCTGA